The Phyllopteryx taeniolatus isolate TA_2022b chromosome 17, UOR_Ptae_1.2, whole genome shotgun sequence genome window below encodes:
- the LOC133467233 gene encoding coagulation factor VII-like: MASVRLALLLLMSFRLRAADVVEGDAGGVRVPRREASDVLRRQRRFNGGPFEEWKAGNLERECREESCNFEEAREIFEDDGKTMEFWAGYADGDQCEAAPCQNGGVCQDGVNSYSCWCNASFTGKNCEIEVTKQCSINNGGCSHFCKMKSNSVRCHCAHGHKLAADRRTCEAAGEFSCGVTGDRSAHAPRSSNRTAAGDPDDDVIPHEWLDYEDGDEPEAGAGVADASAGSRVRRRSSFFPTLPSIAAEEQSDQRIVGGYEAKAGEVPWQAALISHSAGTEKAEPFCGGSLLSDIWVLTAAHCVVEVRMAGLTFFVRLGEHDVQADEGSERDHEVAEELVHKSYEFQKSRFNHDVALLRLAVPAEMSPRRRPVCLGPRAFTESLLEEAATSAVSGWGRVRDGGLLSGKLRKLDVPFVKRSTCKVSSEQRITAFMFCAGFRNRKEDACQGDSGGPHVTLHRDTWFLTGIISWGEGCAQPGKYGVYTRISRYYAWISNTTGIKTDS, encoded by the exons GTGGCGTGCGGGTGCCGCGGCGGGAGGCGTCCGACGTCCTGAGGCGCCAACGCCGCTTCAACGGCGGCCCGTTCGAGGAGTGGAAGGCGGGAAATCTGGAGCGGGAATGCCGGGAGGAAAGCTGCAACTTCGAGGAGGCCCGCGAGATCTTCGAGGACGACGGCAAAACC ATGGAATTCTGGGCGGGATACGCCG ACGGCGACCAGTGCGAGGCGGCCCCGTGCCAGAACGGCGGCGTCTGTCAAGACGGCGTCAATTCGTACTCGTGCTGGTGTAACGCGAGCTTCACCGGGAAAAACTGCGAGATCG AGGTCACCAAGCAGTGTTCCATCAACAATGGCGGCTGTTCTCACTTCTGCAAGATGAAGTCCAACTCGGTGCGCTGCCACTGCGCGCACGGCCACAAGCTGGCGGCCGACCGAAGGACGTGTGAGGCCGCAG GCGAGTTCAGCTGCGGCGTGACGGGCGATCGGTCGGCCCACGCGCCGCGTTCGTCCAACCGCACCGCCGCCGGCGACCCCGACGACGACGTCATCCCGCACGAGTGGCTGGACTACGAGGACGGGGACGAGCCGGAGGCCGGCGCCGGCGTCGCCGACGCCTCCGCGGGGTCCCGCGTCAGGAGGCGGTCGTCCTTTTTCCCGACGCTTCCCAGCATCGCGGCGGAGGAACAGAGCGACCAGAGGATCGTGGGCGGCTACGAGGCCAAAGCGGGAGAAGTCCCCTGGCAG GCGGCGCTGATCTCCCACTCGGCCGGGACGGAGAAGGCGGAGCCCTTCTGCGGCGGCTCGCTGCTCAGCGACATTTGGGTCCTGACGGCGGCGCACTGCGTCGTCGAGGTCCGGATGGCGGGACTCACCTTCTTCGTGCGCCTGG GCGAGCACGACGTGCAGGCCGACGAGGGTTCGGAGCGTGACCACGAGGTGGCCGAAGAACTGGTCCACAAGTCGTACGAGTTCCAGAAGTCGCGCTTCAACCACGACGTGGCGCTGCTCAGGCTGGCCGTCCCGGCGGAGATGTCGCCGCGGCGCCGGCCCGTCTGCCTGGGACCCAGGGCCTTCACGGAGAGCCTCCTGGAGGAGGCGGCCACCTCGGCGGTGAGCGGCTGGGGGCGCGTCCGGGACGGGGGGCTGCTGTCCGGCAAGTTGCGCAAGCTGGACGTCCCCTTCGTGAAGCGCAGCACTTGCAAGGTCAGCAGCGAGCAGCGCATCACCGCCTTCATGTTCTGCGCCGGCTTCCGGAACCGCAAGGAAGACGCGTGCCAGGGCGACAGCGGGGGGCCGCACGTCACCCTCCACCGGGACACCTGGTTCCTCACGGGCATCATCAGCTGGGGCGAGGGCTGCGCCCAGCCCGGAAAGTACGGCGTGTACACGCGCATCTCGCGATACTACGCCTGGATCAGCAACACCACCGGCATCAAGACCGACTCGTGA